The bacterium genome segment TAGGTCCGGGTATCGGGGGTCTCCTGGAAGATTTCCTTGATTTCCGCCAACAGGGGCGCGTAGACGTTGGGCATATGCTCCGTCCTTTCGGGCGGTTTGTGAGCTTTACAAAAGTATGTCCTTACGCCGGTAAACGAGGTGCGAGACCAGTACACAGAGCGCGGCGAGGCCGATGAAATAGGCCGCCCTCCACCAGCCGCCGCCGGACGCTCCGGCCATAATCTCGGTCTGGACGAAGCGGAAGGGGCTTATAAATCCGATAGCCCTCGTGGATTCGGATACCCGTGAGAGCCCGCTGACGAAGTAGAATCCCAGGACGATTCCGAGGCACGCCCCGGTGACCGCGCGGGCCCGCTTCGCCAGGGCGGCGACGAGGAACCCCACCGCGCCGAAGGCCAGCATCAACAGCCAGGTCTGCCACGAGACGGTCAGGAAGGCGCCGACGTCGTACGGGGCGTCGGTAAAGGCCGCCAACAGGACGAGGCCGGCCAGGACCACGGCCAGATTGAGCCCGGTTACGAGCACCCCAGGGCCGCCATCTTCGAGTTGAGCACCTCGCCCCGCGTTACGGGCTTCGTCAGGAGGAACTCGGCCGTCTTCTCCGTCTCCTCGCGGGCGACGAGCCCCGCGCCCAGAAGAATCGCCACGATGCTGCCCAGGAGCATGGTGTAGACCGCGTTGTAGGTCACGTAGTAGCCCAGCACGCTGGTCATGTTCTCCATGTTCACGCCGAAGGTGGTCAGCATCCCCTTGAAGAAGGGATTCTTGAAGAAGGAGTCCAGTTGCTCGAAAACCCCGCTCCCGATCACCACCGGGTAGAAGAACATCATGAAGGTGTTCAGTCCGACCAGGACCGCGCACCAGATGAGAATCCCCCGCCGGTGCCGCCGCAGCTCCATGAAAAAGATGTTCGCGTTCAACCTTCCCCGCCCTCTTTAAGGGAAGGCAAGGGGTTTAAACCCCTTGTCTCCTCCTCTTTGTAGAAGTGGAGGAAGATTTCCTCGAGGTCCGGTTCCTCGAGGGTCACGTCGTTGACCGGCATGCCCGCCAGAAGCGCGAGGAGGTCTCCCGGGCGCCCGTCGAAGAGAAAGCGGCAGTCGCGGTCCTTCACCTCGAAGTCGTGCACGCCCTCGACGTCGAACGCGCCGGGCTCCGGGGCGGCGCCTAAGCTCAGACGGACTTTCTTGAGCTGCTTCCGGCGCAGGGAGCTGATCTCCTCGACGCCGACGACCCGGCCCCCTTTGAGAATCGCCACCCGGCCGCAGATTTTCTGCACTTCGGAGAGAACGTGGGAGGAATAGAAGACCGTCGTCCCCCGGGCGTTCTCCTCGCGCAGCGTCTCGGTGAGTCGGGCCTGGATGAGGGGGTCCAGGCCGCCGGTCGGCTCGTCCAGGATCAACAGCTCCGGCGAGTGGAGGAGCGCCGCCAGGATGGCCACCTTCTTCTTGTTGCCCAGGGAGAGATCGGCGAATCTGCGCGCGAGGTCCACATTGAACGCCTCCGCCAGATTCACGGTCCGTTTCCGGTTCTCCATACCGTAAAAGCGGGCCGAGTAGGCCAGAAGCTCTCCCACCCTCAGGCGGTCGTAGTAGTTCACCTCCGCGGGCAGATACCCGACGCGCCTTTTTATCGCTTTCGCGTCCCGAACGATGTCCAGGCCGAAGATTCTCCCCTCGCCGCGGGTCGGGCACAAAAGGGACAACAGGGTGCGGATGGTGGTGGACTTGCCGGCGCCGTTGGGGCCGATGAAACCGAAGATTTCCCCCGGCTCCACCTCCAGGTCCACGTCCTCGATGCCCCGCGTCTTTTTGTAAAACTTGGTCAGGCCGCGGGTCTCTATCGCGAAACGGTGAGCGGTGTCCGTCACGTGACCCTTAATCCCGACCGGTTTCTCGTCGTGGTGAGTCGGAGCCGCAGTTTCGAGCCTCTATTCCCCGAGCTCGGCCACGGCGGCCATGACCTCGGTGATGTCCTGGCCGACGGGGCAGACGCGGATGCAGCGCCCGCATCCGACGCAGCCGGGCAGGTTCCACTTGTCCAGGAAAATCTTGAACTTGCAGGTGAAGCGGTTGCGCCAGCGGAGGGGCTGGCGTTCGCGCGGGTTGTGGCCCGAGGCGTGGAGGGTGAAGTGATCGAACTGGCATGCGTCCCAGTTCTTCTTGCGCTCGCCGGCGCCCAGCTTGCCCTCGTCCACGATGTCGAAGCAGTGGCAGGTGGGGCAGACGTAGGTGCAGGCGCCGCAGGAGAGGCAGCGGAAAACCAGCTTCGGCCACTTCTCGGAGTCGTAGTTGGAGTAGTCGTCGAGCCAGGGCTTGATCCGCTCCGGGGCCTCGGTGAGGTCGTGGCGCAGGTCCTTGTAGGCCTTCTCGATGGCCTTGTCGCGCAGGGCGCGGTCGGGCGCCGGGGCGAATATCTTCTCGTGCTTGGCCAAAAGCTCCTCGCCCTTGGCGCTGCCGGTCTCGACGTAGTAGCCGTCGTCGGCGAGGGGGGTCAGGAGGATGTCCGCGCCCTCGACGCCGTCGGGCCGTCCGCCGGTGGAGGTACAGAAACAGGCGTCGTCGGCGGCGGTGCAGCTCACGGCAACGATGATCGTGGCGGCGCGCCTCTTCAGATAAAAGTCGTCCTCGTACTCCCCCGCGAAGACCGCGTCCAGGCTCTGCATGCCGCGGGCGTCACAGGGCCGGGCGCCGAGAATCACCGTGGGCGGGTACACGTCGAGGAGGAGGTCGCGGACCCGCGTCTGGGTTGCATCGTAGTCGAAGGCGAGAATCGGCTCGGTCCGGGCGAAGATGAAGTCCTTGGCGGAGTTGGCGGTGGCGACGTACCCGGTCTCGTAGTCCTCCATCGAGGAGAGCTCGGCGAATACGACTTCGTCGCCCCGCGGAGACCGCGTCTTCCTCGGCCCGACGATGCGGTAGTTGTCGCCCGCGAGCGCCTGGAAGAGGTCGTTCAGTTCCCGCAGCTTGCCCTCGCGCATGGTTTCCCTCTGGTTAAGATGACGTTGGTCTATCCCTCGTAGGGGCGGGGCTCTGTCCCCGCCCGCGGGCGACCGCAGAGGACTTGTCCTACGGGTCGCCCCCACACCTTTCGGGCAGTCATCCCCGCGTCCGCTACCGGATAAACTCCTCGGCGGCAGCGCGGGGCGCTGCACCCCTGTATCGCGACGAGAAGGTCACACCTTTCGGGCGGTCATCCCCGCGTCCGCTACCGGATAAACTCCTCGGCGTCTTTTTCGGTGTAGGTGGTCAACGGCGGACGGGCCTCGGGGTCCAGGCCGGCCACGTAGCCGAAGCGCTCGCCGACGATTTTCCGCAGGTGCTGGTTCAATAAATCCAACGGGATGCCCACGGGGCAGGCCCGCTGGCACTCGCCGCAGCCGATGCAGCGCCCGGCCAGGTGGAAGGCCCGCACGATGTTCCAGCTCCAGTTCCCGAGCTCGTGGCCCGACGTGGGAACCCACTGGGGCTGGTTCGAGTCGGCGATGCACC includes the following:
- a CDS encoding 4Fe-4S dicluster domain-containing protein; this translates as MREGKLRELNDLFQALAGDNYRIVGPRKTRSPRGDEVVFAELSSMEDYETGYVATANSAKDFIFARTEPILAFDYDATQTRVRDLLLDVYPPTVILGARPCDARGMQSLDAVFAGEYEDDFYLKRRAATIIVAVSCTAADDACFCTSTGGRPDGVEGADILLTPLADDGYYVETGSAKGEELLAKHEKIFAPAPDRALRDKAIEKAYKDLRHDLTEAPERIKPWLDDYSNYDSEKWPKLVFRCLSCGACTYVCPTCHCFDIVDEGKLGAGERKKNWDACQFDHFTLHASGHNPRERQPLRWRNRFTCKFKIFLDKWNLPGCVGCGRCIRVCPVGQDITEVMAAVAELGE
- a CDS encoding ABC transporter permease subunit; translated protein: MNANIFFMELRRHRRGILIWCAVLVGLNTFMMFFYPVVIGSGVFEQLDSFFKNPFFKGMLTTFGVNMENMTSVLGYYVTYNAVYTMLLGSIVAILLGAGLVAREETEKTAEFLLTKPVTRGEVLNSKMAALGCS
- a CDS encoding ABC transporter ATP-binding protein, with the translated sequence MTDTAHRFAIETRGLTKFYKKTRGIEDVDLEVEPGEIFGFIGPNGAGKSTTIRTLLSLLCPTRGEGRIFGLDIVRDAKAIKRRVGYLPAEVNYYDRLRVGELLAYSARFYGMENRKRTVNLAEAFNVDLARRFADLSLGNKKKVAILAALLHSPELLILDEPTGGLDPLIQARLTETLREENARGTTVFYSSHVLSEVQKICGRVAILKGGRVVGVEEISSLRRKQLKKVRLSLGAAPEPGAFDVEGVHDFEVKDRDCRFLFDGRPGDLLALLAGMPVNDVTLEEPDLEEIFLHFYKEEETRGLNPLPSLKEGGEG